A region of Bacillus cabrialesii DNA encodes the following proteins:
- a CDS encoding YbaB/EbfC family nucleoid-associated protein yields MRGGMGNMQKMMKQMQKMQKDMAKAQEELAEKVVEGTAGGGMVTVKANGQKEILDVIIKEEVVDPEDIDMLQDLVLAATNEALKKVDEITNETMGQFTKGMNMPGLF; encoded by the coding sequence ATGCGTGGCGGAATGGGAAATATGCAAAAAATGATGAAACAAATGCAAAAAATGCAAAAGGACATGGCGAAGGCTCAAGAAGAGCTTGCAGAAAAGGTTGTTGAAGGAACTGCAGGCGGCGGTATGGTAACAGTAAAAGCAAACGGCCAAAAAGAAATCCTGGATGTCATCATCAAAGAAGAAGTTGTTGATCCGGAAGATATCGATATGCTTCAAGATTTAGTGCTTGCTGCAACGAATGAAGCTTTGAAAAAAGTTGACGAGATCACAAACGAGACAATGGGTCAATTTACAAAGGGAATGAACATGCCAGGTTTATTCTAG
- the dnaX gene encoding DNA polymerase III subunit gamma/tau: protein MSYQALYRVFRPQRFEDVVGQEHITKTLQNALLQKKFSHAYLFSGPRGTGKTSAAKIFAKAVNCEHAPVDEPCNECAACKGITNGSISDVIEIDAASNNGVDEIRDIRDKVKFAPSAVTYKVYIIDEVHMLSIGAFNALLKTLEEPPEHCIFILATTEPHKIPLTIISRCQRFDFKRITSQAIVGRMNKIVDAEQLQVEEGSLDIIASAADGGMRDALSLLDQAVSFSGDVLKVEDALLITGAVSQLYIGKLAQSLHDKNVSDALETLNELLQQGKDPAKLIEDMIFYFRDMLLYKTAPGLEGVLEKVKVDETFRGLSEQIPAQAIYEMIDILNKSHQEMKWTNHPRIFFEVAVVKICQTSHQSAADLPEVDMLMKKIQQLEQEVERLKTTGIKAAAESPKKETPRAPKGGKSNYKAPVGRIHEILKEATRPELDQLRNSWGKLLAHLKQQNKVSHAALLNDSEPVAAASAAFVLKFKYEIHCKMVAEDNNGVRTNLEQILESMLGKRMDLIGVPEAQWGKIREEFLVDHQQENEGSNEPAEEDPLIAEAKKLVGADLIEIKD, encoded by the coding sequence GTGAGTTACCAAGCTTTATATCGAGTATTCAGGCCTCAGCGATTTGAAGATGTGGTGGGACAAGAACACATTACAAAAACGCTGCAAAATGCCCTTTTGCAAAAAAAGTTTTCTCACGCCTATCTGTTTTCCGGGCCAAGGGGAACGGGAAAAACCAGTGCAGCCAAAATATTTGCCAAGGCTGTCAACTGTGAACATGCTCCTGTTGATGAGCCATGTAACGAATGTGCGGCCTGTAAAGGGATAACAAACGGGTCAATATCCGATGTCATAGAAATTGACGCCGCTTCTAATAACGGTGTTGATGAGATTCGTGACATTCGCGATAAAGTGAAGTTTGCCCCATCGGCCGTCACATATAAGGTATATATCATAGATGAGGTGCATATGCTTTCTATCGGCGCCTTTAACGCATTACTGAAAACATTAGAAGAGCCGCCTGAGCATTGCATTTTCATTTTAGCAACAACTGAACCGCACAAAATTCCTTTAACTATTATCTCCAGATGTCAGCGTTTTGATTTTAAACGAATTACATCCCAAGCGATTGTCGGACGCATGAATAAAATTGTTGATGCTGAACAGCTGCAAGTGGAGGAAGGATCGCTTGATATTATTGCGAGTGCTGCGGACGGAGGGATGAGGGATGCCTTGAGCCTCCTTGATCAGGCCGTATCATTCAGCGGCGATGTCTTGAAAGTTGAGGACGCGCTTTTGATTACGGGAGCTGTTTCTCAATTATATATAGGAAAGCTTGCACAATCCCTGCATGATAAAAACGTTTCTGACGCACTGGAAACATTAAATGAACTGCTTCAACAAGGAAAAGATCCAGCTAAGCTGATAGAGGATATGATTTTCTATTTCAGGGACATGCTGCTGTACAAAACAGCACCTGGCTTAGAAGGAGTGCTTGAAAAAGTAAAAGTCGATGAAACGTTCCGGGGATTAAGCGAACAAATCCCAGCACAGGCCATATATGAAATGATTGATATTCTGAACAAGAGCCATCAGGAAATGAAATGGACTAATCATCCCCGTATCTTTTTCGAAGTGGCGGTGGTGAAGATTTGCCAAACATCTCATCAATCAGCTGCCGACCTGCCGGAAGTCGACATGTTGATGAAAAAAATTCAGCAGCTCGAGCAGGAAGTGGAGCGGCTCAAAACAACAGGCATTAAAGCAGCGGCGGAGAGTCCAAAAAAAGAAACCCCTCGTGCGCCAAAGGGCGGTAAATCCAATTACAAAGCACCAGTAGGCAGAATCCATGAAATACTGAAGGAAGCCACGAGGCCGGAACTTGACCAGCTCAGAAACAGCTGGGGCAAGCTTCTTGCTCACCTCAAGCAGCAAAACAAAGTATCGCATGCCGCTTTGCTGAATGACAGTGAACCTGTGGCTGCCGCCTCAGCGGCATTTGTGCTGAAATTCAAATATGAAATTCATTGTAAAATGGTCGCCGAGGATAACAACGGAGTCAGGACCAATCTGGAGCAGATTTTAGAATCGATGCTCGGAAAAAGAATGGATTTGATTGGCGTTCCAGAAGCACAATGGGGTAAAATAAGAGAAGAATTTTTAGTAGATCATCAGCAGGAAAACGAAGGATCAAATGAACCGGCTGAAGAAGACCCGCTTATTGCCGAGGCGAAAAAGCTTGTCGGAGCGGATTTAATTGAAATAAAAGACTAA